A single Triticum dicoccoides isolate Atlit2015 ecotype Zavitan chromosome 2A, WEW_v2.0, whole genome shotgun sequence DNA region contains:
- the LOC119355294 gene encoding mitochondrial phosphate carrier protein 3, mitochondrial-like, which translates to MAVSDRSRNALLPSFLYAAPSAAAASTPFSAAAGIGGRGLVAPSHAAATRPAAWARAPSEPSRKVEMYSPAFYAACTAGGITSCGLTHMTVTPLDLVKCNMQIDPAKYKSISSGFGVLLKEQGAKGFFRGWVPTLIGYSGQGACKFGFYEFFKKYYSDIAGPENAVKYKTLIYLAGSASAEVIADVALCPMEAVKVRVQTQPGFAKGLSDGLPKFVKAEGYAGLYKGIVPLWGRQIPYTMMKFSSFETIVEMIYKYTIPAPKSECSKSLQLGVSFAGGYVAGVLCAIVSHPADNLVSFLNNAKGATVGDAVKKLGLWGLFTRGLPLRIVMIGTLTGAQWGIYDAFKVMVGLPTTGGVAPTPAAAGEQLKG; encoded by the exons ATGGCCGTCTCCGATAGGTCGCGCAACGCGCTGCTCCCCAGCTTCCTCTACGCggccccctccgccgccgccgcctccacccctTTCTCTGCGGCCGCTGGCATTGGTGGCCGCGGGCTCGTCGCACCGTCCCATGCGGCGGCGACGAGGCCGGCGGCGTGGGCGCGGGCGCCTAGCGAGCCGTCCCGGAAGGTCGAGATGTACTCGCCCGCCTTCTACGCGGCGTGCACGGCCGGTGGCATCACCAGCTGCGGGCTCACGCACATGACCGTCACGCCCCTCGACCTCGTCAAGTGCAACATGCAG ATTGATCCAGCCAAGTACAAGAGCATCTCTTCTGGATTTGGTGTTCTCTTGAAAGAGCAAGGGGCAAAGGGTTTCTTCAGAGGCTGGGTGCCTACTTTGATAGGTTACAGTGGTCAAGGCGCCTGCAAATTTGGTTTCTACGAGTTCTTCAAGAAGTATTACTCAGATATTGCTGGACCTGAGAATGCAGTCAAGTACAAGACCTTGATCTATCTTGCTGGCTCTGCTTCGGCTGAGGTTATTGCAGATGTTGCCCTCTGCCCTATGGAGGCTGTGAAGGTTCGTGTGCAGACACAGCCTGGTTTTGCAAAAGGTTTATCTGATGGGCTACCTAAGTTTGTCAAGGCTGAAGGATATGCTGG ATTGTACAAGGGAATTGTTCCTCTCTGGGGCCGTCAAATTCCAT ACACTATGATGAAATTTTCCTCCTTCGAGACGATTGTTGAGATGATCTACAAGTACACAATTCCTGCCCCCAAGAGCGAGTGCAGCAAGTCTCTCCAGCTCGGAGTGAGCTTTGCAGGGGGTTACGTTGCTGGAGTGTTGTGCGCAATAGTTTCGCACCCAGCTGACAACCTTGTTTCATTCCTCAACAATGCCAAGGGAGCAACTGTGGGCGAC GCTGTGAAGAAACTTGGTCTGTGGGGTCTGTTTACTCGTGGTCTCCCTCTGCGTATCGTGATGATTGGTACCCTCACTGGAGCTCAGTGGGGCATCTATGATGCTTTCAAAGTCATGGTTGGACT GCCAACTACTGGTGGAGTTGCTCcgactcctgctgccgctggagagCAGCTCAAGGGCTGA
- the LOC119355295 gene encoding zeaxanthin epoxidase, chloroplastic-like codes for MPMALLSATSPAKTLFCHEEQYPAQSGLLLSAPQSRKQRARASARLVAAMRPAGAAATETASTAGATRSGKPRVLVAGGGIGGLVLALAARRKGYDVTVFERDISAVRGEGQYRGPIQIQSNALAALEAIDMSVAEEVMREGCVTGDRINGLVDGISGSWYIKFDTFTPAADRGLPVTRVISRMTLQQILARAVGDDAIMNDCHVVDFTDDGNKVTAILEDGRKFEGDLLVGADGIWSKVRKSLFGETDASYSEYTCYTGIADFVPPDIDTVGYRVFLGHKQYFVSSDVGGGKMQWYAFHKEPAGGTDPENGKKNRLLEIFSGWCDNVIDLLNATEEEAILRRDIYDRPPTINWGKGRVTLLGDSVHAMQPNLGQGGCMAIEDGYQLAVELEKAWEESVKSRTPVDVISSLRSYEKERKLRVAIIHGLARMAAIMATTYRPYLGVGLGPLSFLTKLRIPHPGRVGGRFFIKVGMPLMLSWILGGNSSKLEGRPLSCRLSDKASNQLGRWFQDDDALEQAMGGEWYLFPMSSGGDSALQPIRLIRDEQRTLSIGSKPDPSNSDSSLSFPLPQVSEIHATITCKNKGFYLTDLGSEHGTWFNDNEGRRYRLPPNFPVRFHPSDAIEFGSDKKAMFRVKVLSTLPYDSARGGGEVLQAA; via the exons ATGCCCATGGCGCTCCTCTCCGCCACCTCCCCCGCCAAGACGCTCTTCTGCCACGAGGAGCAGTACCCGGCGCAGAGCGGCCTCCTCCTCTCGGCCCCGCAGTCCAGGAAACAGAGGGCGCGCGCCAGCGccaggctggtggcggcaatgcgcCCGGCGGGCGCGgccgccacggagacggcctctaCGGCGGGGGCGACCAGGAGCGGGAAGCCTCGCGTGCTGGTGGCGGGCGGCGGCATCGGGGGCCTGGTGCTGGCGCTGGCGGCCCGGCGCAAGGGGTACGACGTGACGGTGTTCGAGCGGGACATCAGCGCGGTGCGCGGGGAGGGGCAGTACCGCGGGCCCATCCAGATCCAGAGCAAcgcgctggcggcgctggaggccATCGACATGTCCGTGGCCGAGGAGGTCATGCGCGAGGGCTGCGTCACCGGCGACCGCATCAACGGCCTCGTCGACGGCATCTCCGGCTCATG GTACATCAAGTTTGATACCTTCACTCCTGCGGCTGACAGAGGGCTCCCGGTCACAAGGGTCATTAGCCGCATGACGCTGCAGCAGATTCTTGCCCGTGCTGTCGGCGACGACGCTATAATGAACGATTGCCACGTTGTCGACTTTACTGATGATGGCAACAAG GTTACCGCGATATTGGAGGATGGCCGGAAATTTGAAGGTGATCTCTTGGTTGGAGCAGATGGCATATGGTCAAAG GTGAGGAAGTCGCTTTTTGGCGAAACGGATGCATCTTATTCAGAATACACTTGCTACACCGGAATTGCAGACTTTGTGCCTCCTGATATTGACACAGTCGG GTACCGAGTGTTTCTTGGTCACAAACAATATTTCGTCTCTTCAGATGTTGGTGGTGGTAAAATGCAGTGGTATGCATTTCACAAGGAACCTGCTGGTGGTACTGATCCTGAGAATG GCAAAAAGAACAGACTGCTCGAGATATTTAGCGGTTGGTGTGATAATGTCATAGATCTGCTAAATGCAACTGAGGAGGAAGCAATTCTTCGCCGGGATATATACGATCGGCCACCTACTATCAACTGGGGGAAAGGTCGTGTCACCTTGCTTGGTGACTCTGTCCATGCTATGCAGCCAAATCTGGGACAGGGTGGTTGCATGGCTATCGAG GATGGTTACCAGCTGGCTGTAGAGCTTGAGAAGGCCTGGGAAGAGAGTGTCAAGTCTAGAACTCCTGTGGACGTTATTTCCTCCTTGAGGAG TTATGAGAAGGAGAGAAAGCTACGTGTTGCTATCATACATGGATTGGCAAGAATGGCGGCAATCATGGCTACCACTTACAGACCATATCTAGGTGTGGGTCTGGGACCTTTGTCG TTTTTGACAAAGTTGAGGATACCGCATCCTGGAAGAGTTGGCGGCAGATTTTTCATCAAGGTTGGAATGCCTTTGATGCTGAGCTGGATTTTAGGTGGCAACAG CTCAAAGCTGGAAGGAAGACCGTTAAGTTGCCGGCTTTCTGACAAG GCAAGCAACCAGCTTGGTCGATGGTTTCAGGATGACGATGCATTGGAACAAGCTATGGGTGGAGA GTGGTACCTCTTCCCTATGAGCTCTGGAGGCGACTCTGCCTTGCAGCCCATTCGTTTGATCAGGGATGAACAGAGGACACTCTCTATTGG AAGCAAACCAGATCCGAGCAATTCTGATTCTTCGTTGTCGTTCCCCTTGCCACAA GTATCAGAGATCCATGCTACTATCACATGCAAGAATAAGGGTTTCTATTTGACCGATCTGGGAAGCGAGCACGGTACATGGTTTAACGA CAACGAAGGCAGACGCTACCGGTTACCTCCAAACTTCCCAGTTCGTTTCCACCCTTCCGATGCCATCGAATTTGGCTCAGACAAGAAG GCCATGTTCCGGGTGAAGGTGCTGAGCACGCTTCCGTACGACTCCGCGAGAGGAGGGGGAGAAGTTCTGCAGGCAGCATGA
- the LOC119355298 gene encoding mitochondrial uncoupling protein 3-like, translating into MSPRAAGDRRESETLAKVSLSSVSAAAAEVSTFPLDALKTRLQLHRSTGVGGGGGGVVRVAGELVRDGGLYRGLSPAVLRHLFYTPLRIVGYEHLRSSLAGGGREVGLLEKAGAGGASGVAAQVVASPADLIKVRMQADSRLLAQGIQPRYTGILDAFTKITRAEGLLGLWKGVGPNAQRAFLVNMGELTCYDQAKHFIIRKQISDDNLYAHTLASVASGLCATTLSCPADVIKTRMMNQGLEAKALYRNSYDCLVKTVKHEGLTALWKGFLPTWARLGPWQFVFWVSYEKLRQASGISSF; encoded by the exons ATGTCACCTCGGGCCGCCGGCGACCGCCGCGAGAGCGAGACCCTAGCCAAGGTCTCCCTCTCGTCGGTCTCGGCCGCCGCGGCGGAGGTCTCCACCTTCCCCCTCGACGCCCTCAAGACGCGCCTCCAGCTCCACCGCAGCACCGgtgttggtggcggcggcggcggcgtcgtacGCGTCGCGGGCGAGCTCGTCCGCGACGGGGGGCTCTACCGGGGCCTCTCCCCCGCTGTCCTCCGGCACCTCTTCTACACCCCGCTCCGCATCGTCGGCTACGAGCACCTCCGGTCCTCCCTTGCCGGCGGGGGCCGGGAGGTGGGCCTCCTCGAGAAGGCGGGTGCTGGGGGAGCCTCCGGCGTCGCCGCGCAG GTGGTGGCAAGCCCAGCTGATCTCATCAAGGTAAGGatgcaagcagacagcagattgttggccCAAGGCATCCAACCTCGGTATACAGGGATCTTAGACGCCTTCACGAAAATCACCCGTGCAGAAGGTCTGTTAGGACTTTGGAAGGGGGTTGGTCCTAATGCCCAGCGAGCATTTCTTGTCAACATGGGCGAGTTGACCTGCTATGACCAGGCAAAGCATTTCATCATCCGCAAGCAGATCAGCGACGATAACTTGTATGCTCACACACTAGCCTCTGTTGCCTCTGGTCTGTGTGCGACTACATTGAGCTGCCCAGCGGATGTGATCAAAACCAGGATGATGAACCAGGGCCTGGAGGCGAAGGCTCTATACAGGAATTCTTATGATTGTTTGGTCAAGACCGTCAAACATGAGGGCCTGACAGCATTGTGGAAGGGCTTCTTACCTACATGGGCCAGGCTTGGCCCCTGGCAGTTTGTGTTCTGGGTTTCCTACGAAAAACTCCGACAAGCATCAGGTATTTCTTCGTTCTGA
- the LOC119355296 gene encoding probable protein phosphatase 2C 40 translates to MAVAEARTPRRRHGSMALADLLLREASAERADAAGGERPGVAAGQAARARKGEDYALLKQGCERHPGASFSAFAMFDGHNGAAAAVYAKERLLANVLGCVPAHLTRDEWLAALPRALVAGFVKTDKDFQTRAHSSGTTVTLVIIDGSVVTAASVGDSRCVLEAEGSIYYLSADHRFDASGEEVGRVTECGGEVGRLNIVGGAEIGPLRCWPGGLCLSRSIGDQDVGEFIIPVPFVKQIKLSSAGGRLIISSDGVWDALTAEMAFSCARGLPPEAAADQIVKEAVDAKGLRDDTTCIVIDIIPPEKPKSTIHSRKKARNGFSLLKNIFIRKRTSDTLSRADTERTSEPDLVEEVFEDGCPSLLRWLDSEYPVRNMFKLFVCAICQVELESGQGISIHEGLSKPGKVCPWDGPFLCHSCQEKKEAMEGKRPSRDSSSRNSGSSE, encoded by the exons atggcggtggcggaggcgaggACGCCCCGGCGGCGCCACGGGAGCATGGCGCTCGCCGACCTGCTGCTGCGGGAGGCCTCGGCGGAGCGGGCCGACGCGGCGGGGGGCGAGCGGCCCGGGGTCGCGGCGGGGCAGGCGGCCCGGGCCAGGAAGGGCGAGGACTACGCGCTGCTCAAGCAGGGCTGCGAGCGCCACCCGGGCGCGTCCTTCTCCGCATTCGCC ATGTTCGACGGTCACAACGGGGCCGCCGCCGCGGTCTACGCCAAGGAGCGGCTCCTCGCCAATGTGCTCGGCTGCGTCCCCGCCCACCTCAccagggacgagtggctcgccgcgCTGCCCAGGGCGCTCGTCGCCGGCTTCGTCAAGACCGACAAGGATTTCCAGACAAGAG CGCACTCTTCGGGGACAACCGTGACGCTCGTCATAATCGACGGCTCCGTTGTGACCGCCGCATCCGTCGGTGATTCTCGATGTGTCCTTGAAGCAGAGGGTTCAATTTACTACTTGTCGGCTGATCATCGTTTTGATGCTAGCGGGGAGGA AGTTGGACGTGTAACAGAATGTGGAGGTGAAGTTGGCAGGCTAAATATTGTTGGTGGAGCTGAG ATTGGCCCCCTTAGATGTTGGCCAGGAGGTTTATGCCTATCAAGATCAATTGGTGATCAGGATGTTGGTGAATTTATCATTCCTGTTCCTTTTGTGAAGCAGATCAAG CTATCTAGTGCTGGAGGTCGTCTAATTATTTCAAGTGACGGTGTTTGGGATGCCTTGACTGCGGAAATGGCTTTTAGTTGCGCACGAGGGCTTCCTCCAGAGGCTGCAGCGGATCAAATTGTCAAA GAAGCAGTGGATGCAAAAGGATTAAGGGATGATACAACTTGTATTGTTATTGACATAATACCGCCAGAAAAACCGAAATCCACTATACATTCTCGAAAGAAGGCACGGAATGGCTTTAGTCTTTTGAAAAATATATTCATCAGAAAAAGAACATCAGACACATTATCACGTGCTGATACGGAGCGTACTTCTGAGCCCGACTTGGTGGAGGAAGTCTTTGAGGATGGATGCCCATCTCTGCTAAGATG GCTAGACTCCGAGTATCCAGTCCGAAATATGTTCAAGCTCTTTGTATGTGCAATTTGTCAAGTAGAGCTAGAGTCTGGTCAAGGGATATCGATACACGAGGGTTTGTCAAAGCCAGGAAAGGTGTGTCCCTGGGATGGTCCGTTCCTTTGTCACAGTTGCCAGGAAAAGAAAGAAGCAATGGAGGGAAAGCGGCCCTCACGCG ATTCCTCCTCAAGAAACAGTGGGTCAAGCGAGTAG